Proteins encoded within one genomic window of Agelaius phoeniceus isolate bAgePho1 chromosome Z, bAgePho1.hap1, whole genome shotgun sequence:
- the LOC143692139 gene encoding uncharacterized protein LOC143692139 — protein sequence MPIPGAVAALGTPRNRGGQVSSGHPLESNQDLRYPEEPRSQRLETTAPRHTRSMFQHPRLTEDGFCLLLFQKLSVGASGLEKGKNLYYHRGQFDVSLAERSVVGPALWKKRERVSPLPDQSLCWAGQFRPISGFS from the exons ATGCCCATTCCAG gtgctgtcgctgccctaggcacgccaaggaacagaggagggcag gtatcttctgggcaccctctggagtcaaatcaagatttgag gtacccTGAGGAGCCTCGTAGCCAAAGGTTGGAAACGACAGCACCGAGGCACACACGGAGCATGTTTCAACATCCACGTCTgaccgaggatggattttgtctgctccttttccaaaagCTGAGTGTTGGGGCCAGTGGtttggagaaggggaaaaacctttactatcACAGAGGGCAATTTGATGTCAGCTTAGCAGAGAGGTCTGTAGTGGGACCGGCTCtctggaagaaaagggagagggtttctcctctgcctgaccagagcctttgctgggcagggcagttccgacCCATCTCAGGATTCTCGTGA